Proteins encoded within one genomic window of Triticum aestivum cultivar Chinese Spring chromosome 2D, IWGSC CS RefSeq v2.1, whole genome shotgun sequence:
- the LOC123055162 gene encoding eukaryotic initiation factor 4A-III homolog B → MAMAAAAGSSRRVRMDDDELTFETSAGLEVVGSFDAMGIREDLLRGIYGYGFEKPSAIQQRAVVPIIAGRDVIAQAQSGTGKTSMVSLSVCQLVDTNIHEVQALILSPTRELATQTERVMQAVGNHMSVSVHACVGGKSIGEDIRKLEAGVHVVSGTPGRVCDMIKRRTLRTRAIKLLVLDEADEMLTRGFKDQIYDVYRYPPPSLQVVLISATLPHDILEITSKFMTDPVRVLVKRDELTLEGIKQFFVAVEKEEWKFDTLCDLYDTLTITQAVIFCNTKRKVDWLTERMRTNNFTVSAMHGDMPQKERDAIMSEFRSGTTGVLITTDVWARGLDVQQVSLVINYDLPNNRELYIHRIGRSGRFGRKGVAINFVRKDDIRILRDIEQYYSTQIDEMPMNVADLI, encoded by the exons atggcgatggcggcggcggcgggctcttcCAGGCGCGTGCGGATGGACGACGACGAGCTTACCTTCGAGACCTCGGCGGGGCTGGAGGTCGTGGGGAGCTTCGACGCCATGGGCATCCGCGAGGACCTGCTCCGCGGCATCTACGGCTACGGCTTCGAGAAGCCCTCCGCCATCCAGCAGCGCGCCGTCGTCCCCATCATCGCCGGCCGCGACGTCATCGCCCAGGCCCAGTCCGGCACCGGCAAAACCTCCATGGTCTCCCTCTCCGTCTGCCAGCTCGTCGACACCAACATCCACGA GGTGCAAGCATTGATACTGTCACCAACTAGGGAACTGGCCACACAAACAGAGAGGGTGATGCAAGCTGTTGGGAACCACATGAGTGTCTCTGTGCATGCCTGTGTCGGTGGCAAAAGTATCGGTGAGGATATTAGGAAGCTTGAGGCTGGAGTGCATGTTGTTTCAGGAACCCCAGGGAGAGTATGTGATATGATCAAGAGAAGGACGTTGCGCACAAGAGCCATCAAGCTCCTAGTCCTG GATGAAGCTGATGAGATGTTGACCAGAGGTTTTAAGGATCAGATTTATGATGTCTAcagataccccccccc TTCTCTGCAGGTTGTCTTGATCTCTGCAACTCTGCCCCATGACATCTTGGAGATAACTAGCAAGTTCATGACTGATCCAGTCAGGGTCCTTGTGAAGCGTGATGAGTTGACCCTAGAG GGCATCAAACAATTCTTTGTTGCTGTTGAGAAGGAGGAATGGAAGTTTGATACGCTGTGCGATCTTTATGATACACTGACCATCACCCAAGCTGTCATTTTCTGCAATACTAAGAGAAAG GTGGATTGGCTTACTGAAAGGATGCGCACCAACAACTTTACCGTATCAGCTATGCATGGTGACATGCCTCAAAAGGAAAGGGATGCGATTATGAGTGAGttcaggagtggcacgaccggtgTTCTGATCACAACAGATGTTTGGGCTCGAGGGCTGGATGTTCAGCAG GTCTCTCTTGTCATTAATTATGATCTCCCAAATAATCGTGAGCTTTACATCCATCGCATCGGTCGCTCTGGGCGGTTTGGGCGCAAG GGTGTGGCGATCAACTTTGTGCGCAAGGATGACATCCGTATCCTGAGGGACATTGAGCAGTACTACAGCACGCAGATTGACGAGATGCCGATGAACGTGGCCGATCTGATCTGA